A part of Antechinus flavipes isolate AdamAnt ecotype Samford, QLD, Australia chromosome 6, AdamAnt_v2, whole genome shotgun sequence genomic DNA contains:
- the LOC127541369 gene encoding dr1-associated corepressor-like, producing the protein MAGKRKYKAHSPQVKIKIIETDEEIGKIETLPVMISWALGLFLNHYKRKLVSFKCQDLCLLPTRASVPFFEGSVGFGTRHAGRWKNQSCNWGKRCLRVSEVQKQQEKNGGTGRKEKGEESGMNWKQEDECEDIETDEEEISQLPHQSS; encoded by the coding sequence ATGGCAGGCAAGAGGAAATACAAAGCCCATTCTCCCCAAGTCAAAATCAAGATCATAGAGACAGATGAGGAGATTGGCAAGATTGAAACTTTACCTGTCATGATATCCTGGGCATTAGGACTGTTTTTGAATCACTACAAAAGAAAGCTGGTCAGTTTTAAATGCCAGGACCTGTGCCTGCTTCCCACCAGAGCATCAGTTCCCTTTTTTGAAGGTTCAGTTGGCTTTGGGACTCGCCATGCAGGGAGATGGAAAAATCAATCCTGTAACTGGGGGAAAAGATGCCTTAGGGTTTCAGAAGTCcagaagcaacaagaaaaaaatggtggtacaggaagaaaggagaaaggtgaAGAATCTGGGATGAACTGGAAGCAGGAGGATGAGTGTGAAGACATAGAAACAGATGAGGAAGAAATATCACAGCTTCCACACCAATCCAGTTAA